In a genomic window of Roseiflexus castenholzii DSM 13941:
- a CDS encoding acetyl-CoA C-acyltransferase produces the protein MREAVIVSAVRTAVGKAPRGTLRSVHPTDLAATVIKAAVERAAGLDPKEIDDVILGCAMPEAEQGLNMARVALLRAGLPNDVPGQTVNRFCASGLQTIALAAQQVMSGMGDVIVAGGVESMSAVPMGGHHFAPNPAMAEMNPDVYLGMGLTAENVAKRYEVSRADQDAFALRSHRRAIAAIDAGVFKEEIVPVEVENVWFENGKVQRTTTIFDTDEGPRRDTSAEALAKLKPVFAVNGTVTAGNSSQTSDGAAAVVVMSRDKADALGLKPLARFVSFAVAGVPPEIMGIGPVLAVPKALKLAGLSLDQIDLIELNEAFAAQALAVIRALELDEEKVNVNGGAIALGHPLGCTGAKLTVQILHELRRRGGRYGLITMCIGGGMGAAGVVEMV, from the coding sequence ATGCGGGAAGCAGTGATTGTCAGCGCCGTTCGCACCGCCGTCGGCAAAGCGCCGCGCGGCACGCTGCGCAGCGTGCATCCGACCGACCTGGCAGCGACGGTGATTAAGGCGGCAGTCGAGCGCGCAGCCGGTCTCGATCCGAAAGAGATCGATGACGTCATTCTGGGATGCGCCATGCCGGAAGCGGAGCAGGGGCTGAACATGGCGCGTGTCGCGCTGCTGCGCGCCGGTCTGCCGAATGATGTCCCGGGGCAGACGGTCAACCGTTTCTGCGCCTCGGGATTGCAGACGATTGCGTTGGCGGCACAACAGGTGATGAGCGGGATGGGTGATGTGATCGTTGCCGGAGGTGTGGAGAGCATGAGCGCCGTGCCAATGGGCGGGCATCATTTCGCGCCAAACCCAGCCATGGCGGAAATGAATCCCGATGTGTACCTTGGCATGGGGTTGACCGCCGAGAATGTGGCAAAGCGCTATGAGGTCAGCCGTGCGGATCAGGATGCTTTTGCGCTACGATCCCACCGGCGCGCGATTGCCGCCATCGACGCCGGGGTGTTCAAAGAGGAAATCGTGCCGGTCGAGGTCGAAAACGTCTGGTTTGAGAACGGCAAGGTGCAGCGCACGACCACAATCTTCGACACGGACGAAGGACCACGCCGCGACACGTCGGCTGAGGCGCTGGCAAAGTTGAAGCCGGTCTTTGCGGTAAACGGCACGGTCACCGCCGGCAACTCGTCGCAGACGAGCGACGGCGCGGCGGCAGTGGTGGTGATGAGCCGCGACAAAGCCGATGCGCTGGGACTGAAGCCGCTGGCGCGCTTCGTGTCGTTCGCCGTTGCCGGCGTGCCGCCTGAGATCATGGGGATCGGTCCGGTTCTCGCTGTGCCGAAGGCGCTGAAGCTGGCCGGGTTGAGCCTCGATCAGATCGACCTGATCGAGCTGAATGAAGCCTTTGCCGCGCAGGCGCTGGCGGTCATCCGCGCGCTCGAACTCGATGAGGAAAAGGTCAACGTCAATGGCGGCGCCATCGCCCTGGGGCATCCGCTGGGATGCACCGGCGCGAAGTTGACCGTGCAGATCTTGCACGAACTGCGGCGGCGCGGTGGACGGTACGGCTTGATCACCATGTGCATCGGCGGCGGCATGGGCGCGGCAGGCGTTGTCGAGATGGTGTGA
- a CDS encoding UDP-glucose--hexose-1-phosphate uridylyltransferase, with amino-acid sequence MFSLTDHPHRRYNPLTREWVLVSPHRTKRPWQGQVEQPPPEQRPAYDPNCYLCPGNARANGEVNPPYESTFVFTNDFSALLPDIPSGEYASSAGSPDDAAPPLLYARSERGICRVVCFSPRHDLTLAEMDVPDLARVVDVWAQEYEAIGALPFIGYVQIFENRGAMMGASNPHPHGQIWATERMPSLIVREDAAQCDHLAATGRSLLADYLALELEREERIVCANDHFVALVPFWAVWPFETIIISRRHVGALSDLTADERMGLADVLKRLTTRYDNLFQVSFPYSLGFHQRPTDGAPHPAWHLHAHAYPPLLRSATVRKFMVGFELLAEAQRDITPEQAAERLRALPERHYRSV; translated from the coding sequence GTGTTCTCGCTCACCGATCATCCGCACCGACGCTACAACCCGCTGACACGCGAGTGGGTGCTGGTTTCGCCGCACCGCACCAAACGCCCCTGGCAGGGGCAGGTCGAACAACCGCCGCCGGAACAGCGCCCGGCGTATGATCCCAACTGCTACCTCTGTCCCGGAAACGCCAGAGCAAATGGCGAAGTCAACCCACCGTATGAAAGCACGTTTGTGTTCACCAACGATTTCTCGGCGCTGCTGCCGGATATTCCGTCCGGTGAATATGCGTCGAGCGCCGGATCGCCGGACGATGCCGCGCCGCCACTCCTTTACGCCCGCAGTGAGCGCGGCATCTGTCGGGTGGTATGCTTCTCGCCGCGCCACGATCTGACACTGGCGGAGATGGACGTGCCAGACCTTGCGCGCGTGGTCGATGTGTGGGCGCAGGAGTATGAAGCAATCGGCGCGTTGCCCTTCATCGGATATGTGCAGATCTTCGAGAATCGCGGCGCGATGATGGGCGCGAGCAACCCGCATCCCCACGGGCAGATCTGGGCTACCGAGCGCATGCCATCGCTGATTGTGCGCGAAGACGCTGCCCAGTGCGACCACCTGGCGGCGACCGGACGTTCATTGCTGGCGGATTACCTGGCGCTCGAACTCGAACGCGAAGAGCGCATCGTCTGCGCCAATGACCATTTCGTTGCGCTGGTTCCATTCTGGGCAGTCTGGCCCTTCGAGACCATAATCATCAGCCGCCGACACGTTGGCGCGCTCAGCGATTTGACAGCAGACGAACGCATGGGTCTGGCGGATGTGCTGAAACGCCTGACCACGCGCTACGATAATCTTTTCCAGGTGTCGTTTCCCTATTCACTTGGGTTTCACCAACGCCCTACCGACGGCGCGCCCCACCCGGCATGGCATCTCCATGCGCACGCCTACCCGCCGCTGCTGCGCTCGGCGACGGTGCGAAAATTCATGGTCGGCTTCGAGTTGCTTGCCGAAGCGCAACGTGACATCACGCCCGAACAGGCGGCTGAGCGCCTGCGCGCGTTGCCGGAACGCCACTATCGATCCGTGTAG
- a CDS encoding acyl-CoA dehydrogenase family protein produces MISFTPSEEQQLIIDTVRRYAADRMRPAAYEADEKRTIPQDIIARGWDLGLLPSAIPEQYGGFGETHQALTGALAAEELGYGDLSMALYLMTPNLFAIPILHYGTEEQKEKWLPRLVEGGFAPYTAALIEPRWSFDPHALHTVAEREGHVYEITGHKALVPLAADAHAFLVYAREGETTQAFIIERGTEGLAVLERESFMGIRALPTYELRLDDVHVPASCRVGGDQGIDIDHLMNYSRVALAALAVGVARGAFEYARDYAKQREAFGKPIAQNQAIAFMLAEMAIEVEAARLMTYEAAWHLDKGRHAVQQAALAKAYADEMALMVTDRAVQILGGHGYIREHPVERWLRNGRGFSTFLGLAMV; encoded by the coding sequence ATGATCTCGTTTACTCCATCGGAAGAACAGCAACTCATTATCGACACGGTGCGACGCTATGCGGCCGATCGCATGCGCCCCGCCGCCTACGAAGCCGATGAGAAGCGCACCATTCCGCAGGATATTATTGCCCGCGGGTGGGATCTCGGTCTGCTGCCAAGCGCTATTCCTGAGCAGTACGGCGGCTTTGGCGAGACGCATCAGGCGCTCACCGGCGCGCTGGCGGCGGAAGAACTCGGGTATGGCGACCTTTCGATGGCGCTCTACCTGATGACTCCCAACCTGTTTGCCATCCCTATCCTCCACTACGGCACTGAAGAACAGAAGGAGAAATGGCTCCCTCGGCTCGTGGAAGGCGGATTTGCGCCCTATACGGCGGCGCTGATCGAGCCGCGCTGGAGTTTCGACCCACACGCGCTCCATACCGTCGCCGAGCGCGAAGGGCATGTGTACGAGATCACCGGGCACAAAGCGCTCGTGCCGCTCGCCGCCGATGCGCATGCATTTCTAGTCTACGCTCGCGAGGGAGAGACGACACAGGCATTTATTATCGAGCGCGGCACGGAAGGGCTGGCAGTGCTCGAGCGCGAAAGCTTCATGGGCATCCGCGCACTGCCAACCTACGAACTGCGGCTGGACGATGTCCACGTGCCGGCATCGTGCCGGGTTGGTGGCGATCAGGGCATCGACATCGACCATCTGATGAACTATTCGCGGGTGGCGCTGGCGGCGCTGGCGGTTGGCGTGGCACGCGGCGCGTTCGAGTATGCGCGTGATTATGCCAAACAGCGCGAGGCCTTCGGCAAACCGATCGCCCAGAATCAAGCGATTGCCTTTATGCTGGCGGAAATGGCGATTGAGGTCGAGGCGGCGCGCCTGATGACGTATGAGGCTGCCTGGCATCTTGATAAAGGGCGCCATGCCGTGCAGCAGGCGGCGCTCGCCAAAGCATACGCCGACGAAATGGCGCTGATGGTGACCGACCGCGCCGTACAGATACTCGGCGGACACGGCTACATTCGTGAACATCCGGTCGAACGCTGGCTGCGCAATGGGCGCGGGTTCAGCACGTTCCTTGGGCTTGCGATGGTGTGA
- a CDS encoding SCP2 sterol-binding domain-containing protein, producing MSDMTPAVYFSQIVPQRFAEAVAGASEEVLAQPELTVTYTIEGEGDQGGVFGLKVAGSSIEFIDGGIEGADLQLTLSYDNWRSAAEGDGLEPFIDYFLRRKVEVVKNLRGMVKLELTRSDESLFESVSIFGGQSEPSVTLRMTTDDYRQMLSGELNGQMAFMMGKLRFEGSLPLLMQIGALSG from the coding sequence ATGAGCGACATGACCCCGGCAGTGTACTTTTCCCAGATTGTGCCACAGCGATTTGCTGAGGCGGTTGCAGGCGCATCGGAAGAGGTTCTCGCACAGCCCGAATTGACGGTGACCTACACAATCGAGGGCGAAGGCGATCAGGGCGGCGTATTCGGATTGAAAGTCGCAGGATCATCAATCGAATTCATCGATGGCGGCATCGAAGGCGCCGATCTCCAACTGACGCTTTCCTACGACAACTGGCGCTCTGCTGCGGAAGGCGATGGGCTTGAACCGTTCATCGACTACTTCTTGCGGCGTAAAGTCGAGGTGGTCAAGAACCTGCGTGGAATGGTCAAACTGGAGTTGACCCGCTCTGACGAGAGCCTGTTCGAGAGTGTCAGCATCTTTGGCGGTCAAAGTGAGCCTTCCGTCACGCTACGGATGACCACCGACGATTACCGGCAGATGTTGTCGGGCGAGTTGAACGGGCAGATGGCGTTTATGATGGGGAAATTGCGGTTTGAAGGCAGCCTGCCGCTGCTCATGCAGATCGGCGCGCTGAGCGGTTGA
- a CDS encoding branched-chain amino acid ABC transporter permease, producing MAVEATTGAELVITRRSFRSFASEVFGPLLQVFLFVVGSAVVLGGIVILLALALRGARTDIDLLQGTITILPQVIVDGLVRGFLYATIALGYTMVYGVLEFINFAHGEIFMVGAFVGAFFSAALASSGMLTTLSPILFVIAAVLLGMAVSGVLAMSIERVAYRPLRNAPRLVPLISAIGVSLVLQDVMRMIAVNTGLGFNAQFRTPDLGQPLVLAQMPISDERTIPVSIDSRSLIFIVVAILMLIGLNYLVNITKLGKAIRAVAQDRPAASLMGIDVNRVIAITFLIGGALGGAAGILFGMRVGTINPYVGFLPGLKAFTAAVLGGIGNITGAMVGGIVLGFLEAFVASYLSLFTRGQFSGASYADIVAFSILILILIFRPSGLLGEVVTQKV from the coding sequence ATGGCAGTTGAAGCAACGACAGGCGCGGAGCTGGTCATTACCCGTCGCTCCTTTCGCTCGTTTGCGAGCGAAGTCTTCGGTCCTCTCCTTCAGGTGTTCCTGTTCGTCGTCGGCAGTGCCGTTGTGCTGGGCGGCATCGTTATTCTGCTGGCGCTCGCGTTGCGCGGGGCGCGCACCGATATCGATCTGCTCCAGGGGACGATCACGATCCTGCCGCAGGTGATCGTCGATGGACTGGTGCGCGGGTTTCTCTATGCTACCATTGCTCTTGGCTACACGATGGTCTATGGCGTTCTCGAATTCATCAACTTCGCACACGGCGAGATTTTCATGGTTGGCGCCTTCGTTGGCGCCTTTTTTAGCGCTGCGCTGGCATCGTCGGGGATGTTGACGACCCTCAGCCCGATTCTGTTTGTCATTGCCGCTGTGCTGCTCGGCATGGCCGTCTCTGGAGTTCTGGCGATGTCGATCGAACGCGTCGCGTACCGTCCGCTGCGTAATGCGCCGCGCCTGGTGCCGCTCATTTCGGCAATCGGCGTCTCGCTCGTGTTGCAGGACGTGATGCGCATGATTGCGGTTAACACCGGGCTGGGGTTCAATGCGCAGTTTCGCACGCCGGACCTCGGTCAACCACTGGTGTTGGCGCAAATGCCGATCTCTGACGAGCGCACGATTCCGGTCAGCATCGATAGTCGCTCGTTGATCTTTATTGTGGTGGCGATACTGATGTTGATCGGGCTGAATTATCTGGTCAATATCACCAAACTCGGCAAGGCGATCCGCGCCGTGGCGCAGGATCGACCGGCAGCCAGTCTGATGGGCATCGATGTGAACCGTGTGATTGCCATCACGTTCCTCATTGGTGGCGCGCTCGGCGGCGCAGCCGGGATTCTGTTCGGTATGCGCGTCGGCACGATCAATCCATACGTCGGGTTCTTGCCCGGTCTCAAAGCCTTCACTGCGGCGGTGCTCGGCGGCATCGGCAACATTACCGGCGCGATGGTCGGCGGGATTGTGCTTGGCTTCCTGGAAGCGTTCGTTGCCTCGTATCTCTCGCTCTTCACCCGCGGGCAGTTTTCGGGTGCGAGTTATGCCGATATTGTGGCGTTCAGCATTTTGATTCTGATCTTGATCTTCCGACCATCTGGCTTGCTGGGCGAAGTGGTGACGCAGAAGGTGTGA
- a CDS encoding branched-chain amino acid ABC transporter substrate-binding protein, which yields MMKRASAFLIFALLGALLAACGGGTPPAAPAPTTPPTGATAAPAPTTPPAAGMTGTIKIATQSPLSGPQAALGVGIRNGAELGLEQLGKTLTDMGFTVELAPFDDQAKPEVGSANAKNIISDNDILCLVGHLNSGVALASLPDYQSASLVMVSPANTNPKITESGYPNAFRIVGRDDVQGAVGEEFARTELNIKSVYIIHDKTDYGQGVAEFFRQNAEKNGIQVLGFEGTEEKSVFDSILTPIQAANPDLIYFGGIYDQAAPLFKQARDRGIQAAFLGPDGLDSPVLLEVAGDAVKGMYYTSVAAPVSQFPDAAKFAEDYQAKYNEAAPPFSAQAFDAAGVCIQAIANAAKSANGKPTRAQVLEAMKTLGAYKGITGSYEFNAKGDPVKGTYFVLQVSTESGAPADVWNKNAVVKRLEIAAP from the coding sequence ATGATGAAACGTGCCAGTGCGTTTCTCATCTTCGCGTTGCTGGGTGCGCTGCTGGCCGCGTGTGGCGGCGGCACGCCTCCCGCAGCGCCGGCGCCAACCACCCCGCCAACAGGAGCAACGGCGGCGCCGGCGCCAACCACCCCGCCGGCCGCCGGTATGACGGGCACAATCAAGATCGCCACGCAAAGCCCGCTCTCCGGTCCGCAGGCGGCGCTCGGCGTCGGTATTCGCAATGGCGCCGAACTCGGGCTTGAGCAACTTGGCAAGACGCTGACCGATATGGGCTTTACGGTCGAACTGGCGCCGTTCGATGACCAGGCGAAGCCAGAGGTTGGTTCAGCCAATGCCAAGAATATCATTTCCGACAATGACATCCTCTGCCTGGTCGGTCACCTGAATTCGGGTGTGGCGCTCGCCTCGCTGCCCGATTATCAGTCCGCCAGCCTGGTGATGGTCTCGCCTGCCAATACCAACCCGAAGATCACCGAGAGCGGCTACCCGAACGCCTTCCGCATCGTCGGTCGCGATGATGTGCAGGGCGCCGTGGGTGAGGAGTTTGCCCGCACCGAACTGAACATCAAGAGTGTTTACATCATCCACGACAAGACTGACTACGGTCAGGGCGTGGCGGAGTTCTTCCGCCAGAACGCTGAGAAGAACGGCATCCAGGTGCTGGGCTTCGAAGGCACCGAGGAGAAGTCGGTGTTCGACTCGATCCTGACTCCCATCCAGGCGGCGAACCCGGATCTGATCTACTTCGGCGGCATTTACGACCAGGCGGCGCCACTGTTCAAGCAGGCGCGCGATCGCGGTATCCAGGCGGCGTTTCTGGGACCGGACGGTCTCGACTCGCCGGTTCTGCTGGAAGTGGCAGGGGACGCGGTGAAGGGTATGTACTATACTTCGGTCGCTGCGCCGGTCAGTCAGTTCCCTGATGCGGCGAAGTTTGCCGAGGATTACCAGGCGAAGTACAATGAAGCCGCGCCGCCGTTCTCGGCGCAGGCGTTTGATGCGGCCGGCGTCTGCATTCAGGCGATTGCCAATGCCGCTAAGTCTGCCAACGGCAAGCCGACCCGCGCGCAGGTGCTCGAAGCGATGAAGACCCTCGGCGCCTACAAGGGGATCACCGGTTCGTATGAGTTCAACGCCAAAGGCGACCCGGTGAAGGGCACCTACTTCGTGCTCCAGGTCAGCACCGAATCAGGCGCTCCGGCGGATGTCTGGAATAAGAATGCGGTCGTTAAGCGCCTCGAAATTGCAGCGCCGTAA
- a CDS encoding acyl-CoA dehydrogenase family protein — MIDFEIPAPIKRQVQFITMLGEQVMRPVARYYDEHETERPWDYINLIWPTIRERGGRSFSVDDGKEQTDKEGKPRPRIGYLMLAHVVEALSWGDAGLYLCTPGGALGGAAVDATGTPEQKERFLKRFGEGEPKWAAMAMTEPHCGSDTAAIRTTARLSEDGTEWILNGEKIFVTGGLMAAKESRGFVVVWATVDPSAGRAGMKPFVVEAGTPGMTVTKLEHKHGIRASDTAAIVFNDCRIPYDNILGSPEVVKGDTEHKGFKGAMKTFDATRPLVAASALGIARASLEFTAAYLKERGVKVRYGVAPHLQTAVERDLIHMEMQHRAGWLLVLKAVTKMDAGEENALEASMAKVKAGQVATYVSQKAVELLGPEGYSCKLLVEKWMRDARINDIYEGTGQINRLIVARRLLGYTSRELR, encoded by the coding sequence ATGATCGATTTTGAGATACCAGCCCCGATCAAGCGCCAGGTGCAGTTTATTACGATGCTCGGCGAGCAGGTGATGCGCCCGGTTGCGCGCTACTACGATGAGCACGAAACCGAGCGCCCATGGGACTACATCAACCTGATCTGGCCCACGATCCGCGAGCGCGGCGGGCGCTCGTTCTCGGTCGACGATGGCAAAGAGCAGACGGATAAGGAGGGCAAGCCGCGCCCGCGCATCGGCTACCTGATGCTGGCGCACGTCGTCGAGGCGCTCTCGTGGGGCGATGCCGGGTTGTACCTCTGCACTCCCGGCGGCGCGCTTGGCGGCGCGGCAGTTGATGCAACCGGCACGCCGGAGCAGAAGGAGCGCTTCCTGAAGCGCTTCGGCGAGGGTGAGCCAAAATGGGCGGCAATGGCGATGACCGAGCCGCACTGCGGTTCGGATACCGCCGCCATCCGCACGACGGCGCGCCTCTCTGAAGACGGCACGGAGTGGATCCTGAACGGCGAGAAGATTTTCGTCACCGGCGGATTGATGGCGGCCAAAGAGTCGCGTGGCTTTGTCGTCGTGTGGGCAACGGTCGATCCATCGGCTGGACGCGCCGGGATGAAGCCGTTCGTTGTCGAAGCCGGTACGCCGGGGATGACCGTCACGAAACTGGAGCACAAACACGGCATCCGGGCGTCGGACACGGCGGCGATTGTGTTCAACGATTGTCGCATTCCGTATGATAATATCCTTGGCAGCCCCGAAGTCGTGAAAGGTGATACGGAACACAAGGGGTTCAAGGGTGCGATGAAGACATTCGACGCCACCCGCCCGCTGGTGGCGGCGTCGGCGCTCGGTATTGCGCGCGCTTCGCTCGAGTTTACTGCCGCATACCTGAAAGAGCGCGGGGTGAAGGTGCGTTATGGCGTCGCTCCTCATCTGCAAACCGCCGTCGAGCGCGACCTGATCCACATGGAGATGCAGCATCGCGCCGGCTGGCTCCTGGTGCTGAAAGCCGTCACCAAGATGGACGCAGGCGAGGAGAATGCGCTCGAAGCGTCGATGGCGAAGGTCAAGGCCGGTCAGGTGGCGACGTATGTCTCGCAAAAAGCGGTCGAGTTGCTCGGTCCCGAAGGGTATTCGTGCAAACTGCTGGTCGAAAAATGGATGCGCGATGCCCGTATCAACGATATCTACGAGGGTACCGGGCAGATCAATCGCCTGATCGTTGCGCGACGACTGCTCGGCTATACGAGCCGCGAGTTGCGCTGA
- a CDS encoding 3-hydroxyacyl-CoA dehydrogenase/enoyl-CoA hydratase family protein: MTQIKKVAVIGAGTMGGGIAAHCINAGLQVVLLDTVPSSLTPDEEQRGLTLASKEVRNRFVKAGLERIKNARPAALFDPQSIAKIVIGNVEDDLALIADADWIVEAIIEQLEPKRALMEKIEQVRKPGSIVSSNTSGIPIAAIAAGRSEDFRRHFLGTHFFNPPRYLYLLEVIPTPDTDPDVVATISRFADVTLGKGVVVCKDRPNFIGNRIFSYDIATTVGYALRNGYTVEEVDSLTGELIGRPKTATFRLLDLVGIDVMLHVQRNLYEALPDDEEREALKIAPEIEALAAKGWLGNKSGVGFYKEVKGASGREFWHLNLQTMEHEPPKKPRFDLVGKARKIENLPERLRFLIDNADTDRAGVFIRETMLRTLAYAARRIPEISDSIVDIDRAMRWGFSHQLGPFEVWDTLGVRKTAERMRERDIAIAPWVEEMLAKGGESFYQRDNGRVVGVWNPIESRYVEYTPPEGVLSLDDLRAQGREVARNHSASLIDLGDGVLCFEFHAKVNAIDPLITEMGWKALELLQEDRWVGMVIGNQSSDFCAGVNLGVVLMGVMGGKPEESAKFAKGTQDLFFHFRTCPKPIVAAPYGRVLGGGVEVCLAAARRVAAAETYMGLVELGVGLIPAWGGCKEFVRRHVSPHVKTPGADPLPYLQQAFETIAMAKVSELGAVQAKQLGYLMDDDRIVMNRERLVAEAKKEVLLMVAEGYTPVPPEGEPVYAIGRRGIAAVNAMVYGMRQGGYISDYDMTLARSLAYVMCGGDLTQPQWVTEQYFLDLEFEQASQLIQQPKTQERIMAILQTGKPLRN, translated from the coding sequence ATGACCCAGATCAAGAAAGTGGCCGTCATTGGCGCCGGTACGATGGGCGGCGGCATTGCCGCTCACTGCATCAACGCCGGGTTGCAGGTCGTGCTGCTCGATACGGTTCCCTCCAGCCTGACACCCGATGAGGAACAGCGCGGTCTGACGCTTGCGTCGAAGGAGGTGCGCAACCGCTTCGTCAAAGCCGGCCTGGAACGGATCAAGAATGCCCGACCGGCGGCGCTGTTCGATCCGCAGTCGATTGCGAAAATCGTGATCGGCAATGTGGAGGACGACCTGGCGTTGATTGCCGATGCCGACTGGATCGTTGAGGCGATCATCGAGCAGCTCGAACCAAAACGCGCCTTGATGGAAAAGATCGAGCAGGTGCGCAAACCGGGCAGTATTGTGTCGTCCAATACATCTGGCATCCCGATTGCTGCCATCGCCGCCGGGCGCTCTGAGGATTTCCGCCGCCATTTCCTCGGAACGCACTTCTTCAATCCGCCACGCTATCTCTACCTGCTCGAAGTCATTCCAACTCCCGACACCGATCCCGATGTCGTGGCAACCATCAGTCGCTTCGCCGATGTGACCCTCGGCAAGGGTGTGGTGGTCTGCAAGGATCGCCCCAACTTCATCGGCAACCGTATCTTTAGCTACGATATCGCTACGACGGTCGGGTACGCGCTGCGGAACGGCTATACGGTCGAGGAGGTCGATAGCCTGACCGGTGAGCTGATCGGCAGACCCAAGACAGCGACCTTCCGCCTGCTCGACCTGGTCGGCATCGATGTGATGCTCCACGTGCAACGCAATCTCTATGAGGCGCTGCCCGACGATGAAGAGCGCGAGGCGCTGAAGATTGCGCCCGAAATCGAGGCGCTGGCGGCAAAGGGCTGGCTCGGCAACAAGAGCGGCGTCGGTTTCTATAAAGAAGTGAAGGGCGCTTCCGGGCGCGAGTTCTGGCATCTCAACCTTCAGACGATGGAGCACGAGCCACCCAAAAAGCCACGCTTCGACCTCGTCGGCAAGGCGCGCAAGATCGAGAACCTCCCTGAACGACTGCGCTTCCTGATCGATAATGCCGACACGGATCGCGCCGGCGTCTTCATCCGTGAGACGATGCTGCGCACGCTGGCGTATGCCGCGCGCCGCATCCCGGAGATTTCCGACAGTATTGTGGATATCGACCGCGCTATGCGCTGGGGGTTCAGTCATCAACTTGGTCCGTTCGAGGTGTGGGACACGCTGGGGGTGCGCAAAACCGCCGAACGCATGCGTGAACGCGATATTGCCATTGCGCCATGGGTCGAGGAGATGCTGGCGAAAGGCGGCGAGAGTTTCTATCAGCGCGACAACGGGCGGGTCGTCGGTGTCTGGAATCCCATCGAATCACGTTATGTCGAATACACGCCACCAGAAGGAGTGCTGTCGCTCGACGATCTGCGCGCGCAGGGCAGGGAAGTCGCACGCAATCATAGCGCCTCGCTGATCGATCTGGGGGATGGCGTGCTCTGCTTTGAGTTCCACGCGAAGGTCAACGCTATCGATCCGCTGATCACCGAGATGGGCTGGAAGGCGCTCGAACTGCTCCAGGAAGATCGCTGGGTCGGCATGGTTATCGGCAATCAGTCGTCCGACTTTTGCGCCGGGGTCAACCTGGGGGTGGTGCTGATGGGAGTGATGGGCGGCAAGCCGGAGGAGTCGGCGAAATTCGCCAAAGGCACCCAAGACCTGTTCTTCCATTTCCGCACCTGTCCAAAGCCGATTGTCGCCGCGCCATATGGCCGTGTGCTCGGTGGCGGCGTCGAGGTCTGCCTGGCGGCGGCGCGACGGGTGGCAGCCGCCGAAACATATATGGGTCTGGTGGAACTCGGAGTTGGGCTGATCCCGGCGTGGGGCGGCTGCAAGGAGTTCGTCCGCCGACACGTTTCGCCACACGTCAAGACTCCCGGCGCCGATCCGCTCCCCTACCTGCAACAGGCATTCGAGACAATCGCAATGGCGAAGGTCAGCGAACTTGGCGCGGTTCAGGCAAAGCAACTCGGCTACCTGATGGACGACGACAGGATTGTGATGAACCGCGAGCGCCTTGTTGCCGAAGCCAAAAAAGAAGTGTTGCTGATGGTCGCCGAGGGGTACACGCCGGTTCCGCCGGAGGGCGAGCCGGTGTACGCCATCGGTCGGCGCGGCATTGCCGCCGTGAACGCGATGGTTTATGGCATGCGCCAGGGCGGCTACATCAGCGACTACGACATGACATTGGCGCGCTCGCTGGCATATGTGATGTGCGGCGGCGACCTGACGCAGCCGCAGTGGGTCACCGAGCAGTACTTCCTTGATCTGGAATTCGAGCAGGCGAGCCAATTGATCCAGCAACCGAAGACGCAGGAGCGGATCATGGCAATCCTGCAAACCGGTAAGCCGTTGCGGAATTAG